In Kordia antarctica, the following proteins share a genomic window:
- the trmB gene encoding tRNA (guanosine(46)-N7)-methyltransferase TrmB → MGSKNKLKRFKENDTFSNVIQPTREEITENKFPYKGKWNSNFFKNDAPIILELGCGKGEYTVALAKKFPNKNFIGIDIKGARFWRGAKTAVEDEMKNVAFIRSQIELIEGMFAENEVSEIWITFPDPQIKYKRTKHRMTNESFLASYKKVLKNEGTVHLKTDSEFMHGYTLGLLHGAGHEVLYANHDVYKNEGSPADVTEIQTFYESQYLEVNKPITYIHFKIK, encoded by the coding sequence GTGGGAAGTAAAAACAAACTAAAACGCTTTAAAGAAAACGATACGTTTTCGAATGTCATACAACCAACACGCGAAGAAATTACAGAAAACAAATTTCCATACAAAGGAAAATGGAATAGCAATTTCTTCAAAAATGACGCGCCAATTATATTAGAATTAGGTTGCGGTAAAGGAGAATACACAGTTGCTTTGGCAAAAAAGTTTCCAAACAAAAACTTTATTGGAATCGATATCAAAGGCGCGCGCTTTTGGCGAGGTGCAAAAACTGCCGTAGAAGATGAAATGAAAAATGTTGCCTTTATCCGATCGCAAATAGAACTCATAGAAGGTATGTTTGCAGAAAATGAAGTCTCCGAAATTTGGATTACATTTCCCGATCCGCAAATAAAATACAAGCGCACCAAACACAGAATGACCAACGAATCGTTTTTAGCGAGCTACAAAAAAGTGCTAAAAAATGAAGGAACTGTACACTTAAAAACAGACAGCGAATTTATGCATGGTTATACCTTAGGACTCTTGCATGGCGCGGGACACGAAGTATTATACGCCAATCATGATGTGTACAAAAATGAAGGAAGTCCGGCCGATGTTACTGAAATTCAGACATTTTATGAGTCACAATATTTGGAAGTAAACAAGCCTATTACCTATATTCACTTCAAAATCAAGTAA
- a CDS encoding MGMT family protein yields MKPENENFFERVYEVAKLIPYGRVTSYGAIAKYLGAARSARMVGWAMNSSGKHEDVHAHRVVNKKGLLTGKHHFQGTNLMQQLLESEGVEVIDNQIQNLEKLFWDPTVELS; encoded by the coding sequence ATGAAACCAGAAAACGAAAACTTCTTTGAACGTGTATATGAAGTCGCCAAACTCATTCCGTACGGACGCGTTACCAGTTATGGCGCTATTGCCAAATACTTAGGCGCGGCGAGAAGTGCGCGCATGGTTGGTTGGGCAATGAACAGTTCAGGGAAACATGAAGATGTTCATGCACACAGAGTTGTTAACAAAAAAGGATTGCTCACGGGAAAACATCACTTTCAAGGCACAAATTTAATGCAACAATTACTCGAAAGTGAAGGTGTTGAGGTTATTGACAATCAAATTCAAAATCTTGAAAAGCTCTTTTGGGATCCCACTGTTGAATTATCTTAA
- a CDS encoding lysine transporter LysE: MTDLIILFFVTFSAALLGVVPPGLINITAAKISTQKGKMNGVIFAIGASLVVVIQAIIAVTISKYLHYNQEVIDILLKVALVIFGLLGIYFFIKALKNKEKRIRMVKVSKKSSFFKGIFLATLNVLPIPYFAGLNALWKVSGLMEFTIIDIITFVFAAGFGTFAMLYMYVFYFDKSQSGSGKFSKYSDYILSALMLVLVIVTLVRIFYNSQPTT, encoded by the coding sequence ATGACCGATCTCATTATTCTCTTTTTTGTTACCTTTTCAGCAGCACTCTTAGGTGTTGTTCCGCCAGGTCTAATCAACATTACGGCGGCAAAAATAAGTACGCAAAAAGGGAAAATGAATGGCGTAATCTTTGCTATTGGTGCTTCGTTAGTTGTGGTCATTCAAGCAATTATTGCGGTTACCATCTCTAAATATTTACACTACAACCAAGAAGTAATTGACATATTACTAAAAGTGGCATTGGTTATTTTTGGACTCTTGGGGATTTACTTTTTTATCAAAGCGCTAAAAAATAAAGAGAAAAGAATCCGAATGGTTAAAGTGAGTAAAAAAAGCAGCTTTTTCAAAGGGATTTTTTTAGCGACGCTCAATGTATTGCCAATTCCATACTTTGCAGGATTGAATGCTTTGTGGAAAGTCTCTGGCTTAATGGAATTTACAATCATTGATATTATTACATTCGTATTTGCGGCAGGTTTTGGTACATTTGCAATGTTATATATGTATGTTTTCTACTTTGACAAATCGCAATCAGGCTCAGGTAAATTCTCTAAATATTCAGATTATATCTTAAGTGCGTTAATGTTAGTTTTAGTCATTGTAACGCTTGTTCGTATCTTTTACAACTCACAACCAACTACATGA